The Thermocrinis ruber genome has a window encoding:
- a CDS encoding sigma-54-dependent transcriptional regulator, producing MCFWTELLWRHRALTTLNPKSKLLLVEDDKSVSQTLRTILSEEGYEVSIAESIAKARELIQREYFHGVLLDLWLPDGNGLDFIKELREQLPLSPIIVITAHGKTEHVVRSIKEGAYDFLEKPFSMERLLLTLKKALEFSFGEEEGEEMVGNSRAVMAVKELIRKVAKSELSVLILGESGVGKELVARQIHRLSGRKRFVDLNCANLSDELFEAELFGYEKGAFTSAHSRKEGKLELAHEGTLFLDEIGDLSPKAQAKLLRVLETKQFSRLGGNQVITSNFRLISASNKDLKAMVEEGSFREDLYHRIAGVVIEVPPLRERKEDIPLLVEFFLKKYHCKKHFTEESLKLLKSHRWKGNVRELKNFVERLCILHEGEEVSKADVERFLGITYQEDLSELFEEKDLRTAKQKFEKLFIQKKLREYNGDVKKVAEVIGIDLSNLYRKIKLYGIEI from the coding sequence GTGTGTTTTTGGACGGAGCTCCTTTGGAGGCACAGGGCTTTGACCACTTTAAATCCTAAAAGCAAGCTACTTTTGGTGGAGGATGATAAAAGCGTAAGCCAAACCCTGCGAACCATCCTTTCGGAAGAAGGCTACGAAGTAAGCATAGCAGAAAGCATAGCAAAAGCCAGGGAGTTAATTCAGAGGGAGTATTTTCATGGAGTTCTTTTGGACCTTTGGCTACCGGATGGCAACGGCTTGGACTTTATAAAAGAACTCAGGGAACAACTGCCCCTCTCACCCATAATCGTGATCACTGCCCACGGAAAGACGGAGCACGTGGTAAGGTCCATAAAGGAAGGAGCTTATGACTTTCTTGAAAAGCCCTTTTCTATGGAGAGATTGCTTTTAACACTAAAGAAAGCTTTAGAGTTCTCCTTTGGTGAAGAGGAAGGGGAGGAGATGGTGGGAAACAGCAGGGCAGTAATGGCGGTCAAGGAGCTCATAAGAAAGGTAGCCAAAAGCGAACTTAGTGTGCTGATCCTCGGAGAGAGCGGGGTAGGAAAGGAGCTTGTAGCAAGGCAGATACACAGACTTTCGGGTAGAAAACGTTTTGTGGACCTGAACTGTGCCAACCTTTCCGATGAGCTCTTTGAGGCAGAGCTCTTTGGCTACGAAAAGGGTGCCTTCACCTCTGCCCATTCAAGGAAGGAAGGAAAGTTGGAGCTTGCCCACGAGGGCACCCTATTTTTGGATGAGATCGGAGACCTAAGCCCAAAGGCACAGGCAAAGCTACTTAGGGTTTTAGAGACCAAACAATTTAGTCGGCTTGGTGGAAACCAAGTAATAACCTCCAACTTTCGGCTCATAAGCGCCTCCAACAAGGACCTAAAGGCTATGGTAGAGGAAGGAAGCTTTAGGGAGGACCTATACCACCGCATTGCGGGCGTTGTCATAGAGGTCCCACCCTTGAGGGAAAGAAAGGAAGACATTCCCCTCTTGGTGGAATTCTTTTTGAAAAAATACCACTGCAAAAAGCACTTCACAGAAGAGAGCCTGAAACTTTTGAAATCCCACCGATGGAAAGGAAATGTGAGGGAGCTCAAAAACTTTGTGGAAAGGCTCTGCATACTTCACGAGGGAGAAGAGGTCTCAAAGGCAGACGTGGAGAGATTTTTAGGTATAACATATCAAGAAGACCTAAGCGAACTTTTTGAAGAGAAGGACTTGAGAACCGCAAAGCAGAAATTTGAAAAACTCTTTATACAGAAAAAGCTCAGGGAATACAACGGAGACGTAAAAAAGGTGGCAGAGGTAATAGGCATAGACCTTTCCAACCTTTACAGAAAGATAAAGCTCTATGGGATAGAGATATAA
- the ribH gene encoding 6,7-dimethyl-8-ribityllumazine synthase, which produces MRSYEGKLTARGLKIGIVASRFNHTLVERLVEGAIDCFLRHEGEEENLTLVRVPGSWEIPMAVKELLVKEDIEGVVALGVLIRGATPHFEYIANEVSKGLAMLSLEHRKPVSFGIITADTLEQAIERAGTKHGNKGWDAMLSTIEMVNLFRTLR; this is translated from the coding sequence ATGAGAAGCTATGAAGGAAAGCTAACCGCAAGGGGGCTAAAGATAGGCATTGTGGCGAGTAGGTTTAACCATACCCTGGTGGAAAGGCTGGTGGAGGGTGCCATAGACTGCTTTCTAAGACACGAAGGAGAGGAGGAGAACCTTACCCTTGTTAGAGTGCCAGGTTCTTGGGAGATTCCCATGGCGGTTAAGGAACTGCTTGTAAAGGAAGATATAGAGGGTGTGGTAGCTTTGGGTGTCCTCATAAGGGGTGCCACTCCCCACTTTGAATACATAGCCAACGAGGTCTCAAAGGGTCTGGCAATGCTCAGCTTGGAGCACAGAAAGCCCGTTTCCTTCGGAATCATAACCGCAGACACCTTAGAACAGGCCATAGAGAGGGCTGGCACAAAGCACGGCAATAAAGGATGGGACGCCATGCTCTCCACCATAGAGATGGTCAATCTCTTTAGAACCCTTAGATGA
- a CDS encoding IS200/IS605 family accessory protein TnpB-related protein, with protein MFVSLQFKLELKKEDKEKLKKLMRKQSSAIRVAYNMLKDLEKEKTKNPHAQIYHRLRQLFPELPTKYIDSAIYKAKQYPTDKSVIFGGKRLFEKLCKNHLSGEARERLKKQWRELRQGTLVSIGSKSDRGNRLTRFEDLNGQLCLRITTGNREFFYAKVLREPSNSKDKWITFMAMLLESWQTQNYFAYTVELKLKDGEVYGSVSFEIPTPKVRYTKENGVIAIDTNALPIHLAIAEVSKTGELVSYQTISLHHLLGLSQNSKNHQEWILAHKIVDLAIQKGKAIAIENLKKLKRGMRGDGKATLRKILHNWNAKKFLQKLKRVAMLKGVEVVEVNPAYTSVIGMLKYAPQLSIDKDVAGAYVIGRRALGFKEDMPENYEKLLKDKAYLEFALKRYEEREKELRELIEKETNEYKRNALRSELRNAEYARKLLTHLIQSLQSEPSGCEGANGRNPEQGRVAKTTLQSAWQVLKVALLFPILGKVLPRDLSPLKPVLVEGVWDRVRSRLVPLEAGGASR; from the coding sequence ATGTTTGTTAGCCTTCAGTTCAAGCTTGAACTGAAAAAGGAGGACAAAGAAAAACTCAAAAAGCTGATGCGTAAGCAATCTTCCGCCATCCGTGTGGCATACAACATGCTAAAGGATCTGGAAAAGGAAAAAACAAAAAATCCTCACGCCCAAATATACCATAGACTAAGACAGCTATTTCCTGAATTGCCAACAAAATACATTGACTCAGCTATTTACAAAGCTAAACAATATCCCACAGACAAATCAGTTATCTTTGGAGGCAAAAGACTTTTTGAAAAGCTTTGTAAAAACCACCTTTCAGGAGAGGCGAGAGAAAGACTTAAAAAGCAGTGGAGAGAACTAAGACAGGGAACACTCGTAAGCATTGGGTCAAAATCAGACAGAGGAAACAGGCTAACAAGATTTGAAGACCTAAACGGACAGCTTTGCCTTAGAATTACCACAGGAAACAGAGAGTTTTTTTACGCCAAAGTGTTAAGAGAACCAAGCAATAGCAAAGATAAGTGGATAACTTTTATGGCTATGCTTTTAGAAAGCTGGCAAACTCAAAATTACTTTGCCTACACAGTGGAGTTAAAACTGAAAGATGGAGAAGTTTATGGAAGCGTATCCTTTGAAATCCCGACACCCAAAGTAAGATACACCAAAGAAAATGGAGTAATAGCCATAGACACAAACGCATTACCCATACACTTAGCCATAGCGGAAGTCTCAAAAACTGGAGAATTAGTAAGCTATCAGACTATTAGCCTACACCATCTTTTAGGACTTTCCCAAAACAGCAAAAACCACCAAGAGTGGATATTAGCCCACAAGATAGTGGATTTGGCCATTCAGAAAGGTAAAGCTATAGCCATAGAGAACCTGAAGAAACTCAAAAGAGGAATGCGTGGAGATGGAAAAGCTACACTAAGAAAAATACTTCACAACTGGAACGCTAAAAAGTTCTTGCAAAAGCTAAAGAGGGTAGCAATGTTAAAGGGAGTGGAGGTAGTAGAGGTAAATCCTGCCTACACATCAGTTATTGGCATGCTAAAGTATGCACCACAGTTAAGCATAGATAAAGACGTAGCTGGTGCCTATGTGATAGGGAGAAGGGCACTGGGATTTAAAGAGGACATGCCTGAGAATTACGAGAAGCTTTTAAAAGACAAAGCATATTTGGAGTTTGCACTGAAAAGGTATGAAGAGAGAGAAAAGGAGCTTAGGGAACTTATAGAGAAGGAAACCAATGAATACAAGAGAAACGCACTAAGAAGCGAACTAAGGAATGCAGAATATGCAAGGAAGCTATTAACTCATCTCATACAAAGCCTTCAGAGTGAGCCAAGCGGATGTGAGGGAGCCAATGGAAGGAATCCCGAGCAGGGAAGGGTAGCAAAAACTACCCTTCAAAGTGCTTGGCAAGTTCTGAAGGTAGCCCTCCTCTTCCCTATCCTTGGAAAGGTCCTGCCAAGAGACCTTTCTCCCCTGAAGCCCGTGTTGGTGGAAGGGGTGTGGGATAGGGTGAGGAGTAGGTTAGTCCCTTTAGAGGCTGGAGGGGCGTCCCGATAA
- the hisS gene encoding histidine--tRNA ligase, giving the protein MEEFRSVRGFHDIFGEELERFNAVRQTVRRILELYNFEEIILPVVEYAEVFQRSIGEATDIVQKEMFVFPDKKGRMLALRPEGTAGVVRAFIQNRMFALKPYTKLFYEGPMFRYERPQAGRYRQFHQIGGEVFGSLDPLVDAEVISIAHKVVKELKIEAVVEVNSIGCKVCRPAYREALVQYLEQVAGHLCEDCIDRKDRNPLRVLDCKVPTCKSAVKDAPKMVDFLCEECREHYQKLLEYLNIMGIPYVENPNLVRGLDYYTKTVFEVVSRELGITIIAGGRYDYLVEEMGGVPTPAVGFAVGVERVAMLVKELPQRQPLYMVIPLGEDTVSYALKVCELLREKGKRVELSYKRAGLKKQLELANKLKADYAVIVGEDEMREESVSIKNLHTGEQVKLSLKELFSHVL; this is encoded by the coding sequence ATGGAAGAGTTCAGAAGCGTTAGAGGTTTTCACGACATCTTTGGAGAGGAACTTGAGAGGTTCAACGCTGTAAGACAGACCGTAAGAAGGATCCTTGAGCTTTACAACTTTGAAGAGATCATACTGCCTGTGGTGGAGTATGCGGAGGTCTTTCAAAGGAGCATAGGAGAGGCAACGGACATTGTCCAGAAGGAGATGTTTGTGTTCCCTGATAAAAAGGGAAGGATGTTGGCACTTAGGCCTGAGGGCACCGCTGGAGTGGTAAGAGCCTTTATTCAAAACAGGATGTTTGCCCTAAAGCCCTATACGAAGCTCTTTTACGAAGGACCCATGTTCAGGTATGAAAGACCTCAGGCGGGAAGATACCGTCAGTTCCATCAGATAGGGGGAGAGGTCTTTGGAAGCTTAGACCCTCTCGTGGATGCGGAGGTAATAAGCATTGCCCACAAGGTGGTAAAAGAGCTAAAGATAGAGGCAGTGGTAGAGGTCAATTCCATAGGCTGTAAGGTGTGTAGGCCCGCATACAGGGAAGCCCTAGTACAGTACTTGGAGCAGGTAGCTGGACATCTGTGTGAAGACTGTATAGACAGAAAGGACAGAAATCCTCTCAGGGTTTTAGACTGCAAAGTGCCCACCTGCAAGTCTGCGGTTAAGGATGCGCCTAAGATGGTGGATTTTCTGTGTGAAGAGTGCAGAGAACACTATCAAAAACTGCTTGAGTATTTGAACATCATGGGCATTCCCTACGTGGAAAACCCTAACCTGGTAAGAGGATTGGATTACTACACAAAAACCGTCTTTGAGGTGGTCTCCCGAGAGCTGGGTATAACCATAATAGCGGGTGGAAGGTATGATTACCTTGTGGAGGAGATGGGTGGAGTGCCAACGCCTGCGGTAGGCTTTGCAGTTGGTGTGGAAAGGGTGGCAATGTTGGTTAAAGAGCTTCCGCAAAGACAGCCCCTTTATATGGTAATTCCCTTGGGAGAAGATACGGTAAGCTACGCCCTAAAGGTCTGCGAACTTTTGAGAGAAAAGGGTAAGAGGGTGGAGCTCTCTTACAAAAGGGCAGGTTTGAAAAAACAGTTGGAGCTGGCAAACAAGCTAAAAGCTGATTATGCGGTAATAGTGGGCGAGGATGAGATGAGGGAAGAGAGCGTGTCCATAAAGAACTTGCACACAGGAGAGCAAGTTAAGCTGAGTCTGAAGGAACTTTTTAGCCATGTGCTTTGA
- a CDS encoding UDP-glucuronic acid decarboxylase family protein — MRVLITGCAGFIGSHLCDKFLAEGFEVIGMDNFITGSPDNIAHLLGHPRFKFIHYNVVNYIYVEGPLDIILHFACPASPVDYLNHPIHTMKVDSLGTLNTLGLAKLKSARYVFASSSEVYGDPLVHPQREDYWGNVNPVGIRSVYAEAKRFSEALCMAYHREHGVDVRILRIFNTYGERMRIGDGRVVPTFLYKALRGEPIPVHGGGTQTRSFCYIEDMVEGIFRASIKDGIEGEVINLGSPEEISILDLARLVVELTNSNSPIQILDGREDDPKRRCPDITKAKNLLGWEPKTTLRDGLKKTIEWLKSYLRR, encoded by the coding sequence ATGCGCGTTTTGATAACGGGGTGCGCGGGCTTTATTGGTTCTCATCTCTGCGACAAGTTCTTGGCAGAGGGCTTTGAAGTTATAGGCATGGACAACTTCATCACTGGCAGTCCCGACAACATAGCCCATCTTTTGGGACATCCGAGGTTTAAGTTCATCCACTACAATGTGGTCAATTACATATACGTAGAAGGTCCCCTGGACATTATCCTTCACTTTGCGTGCCCTGCGTCTCCGGTGGATTATCTCAACCATCCTATACACACCATGAAGGTGGATTCTTTGGGAACGCTGAACACCTTGGGACTTGCCAAGCTAAAATCCGCCCGTTATGTGTTTGCCTCCTCTTCGGAGGTATATGGGGACCCTTTGGTGCATCCACAGAGGGAGGATTACTGGGGTAATGTGAACCCGGTAGGGATCCGAAGCGTCTATGCGGAAGCCAAAAGATTTTCGGAAGCCCTGTGCATGGCTTATCACCGGGAGCATGGAGTGGATGTTAGGATTTTGAGAATATTCAACACCTACGGCGAGAGGATGAGGATCGGAGATGGCAGGGTGGTGCCCACTTTTCTGTACAAAGCCCTGAGGGGCGAGCCCATACCCGTCCACGGAGGGGGCACCCAAACCCGTAGCTTTTGCTACATAGAGGACATGGTGGAGGGCATATTCCGAGCGTCCATCAAGGATGGGATAGAGGGAGAGGTGATAAACCTGGGTAGCCCGGAGGAGATAAGCATCCTTGACCTTGCAAGGCTGGTGGTAGAACTTACCAATTCTAACTCTCCCATACAAATTCTGGACGGAAGAGAGGATGACCCAAAAAGAAGATGTCCGGACATCACAAAGGCAAAGAACCTTTTGGGCTGGGAGCCAAAGACCACTCTGAGGGATGGCTTGAAAAAAACCATAGAGTGGTTAAAATCATATTTAAGGAGGTAA
- the panC gene encoding pantoate--beta-alanine ligase has protein sequence MPKLFKKIKEIRSFLKELKCNGSNLSVGFVPTMGYLHKGHMELIKLSKLQNEITVVSIYVNPLQFGAGEDYERYPRDLERDLAMCEEAGVDVVFAPEDQEMYPELPKVKIDIPGLTDRLEGAYRPGHFNGVAIVVLKLLHIVQPDRAYFGEKDYQQLKVVERLVKDLSLPVEIVPVPTVREEDGLACSSRNVYLSPEERQSASAIYKSFLLAQKLFQSGNTDANLLKEAIKDFLLKHPHVRKIDYVEITDEELNPVEEVKEGDRILVALYVGNTRLIDNWRLSHEKL, from the coding sequence ATGCCGAAACTCTTTAAGAAAATAAAGGAAATTAGAAGCTTTTTGAAGGAATTGAAATGTAACGGGAGCAATCTGTCGGTGGGTTTCGTTCCCACCATGGGATACCTACACAAAGGCCACATGGAACTGATAAAGCTATCAAAGCTCCAAAACGAGATCACCGTGGTTAGCATATACGTCAATCCCCTCCAGTTTGGGGCAGGTGAAGACTACGAGAGGTATCCACGGGATTTAGAGAGGGACCTGGCCATGTGCGAGGAGGCGGGTGTGGATGTGGTGTTTGCCCCCGAAGATCAGGAGATGTACCCCGAGCTACCCAAGGTAAAAATAGACATACCCGGGCTCACCGATAGGCTAGAGGGTGCTTACAGACCTGGGCACTTCAACGGTGTAGCCATAGTGGTTCTAAAGTTGCTCCATATCGTTCAGCCCGACAGGGCTTACTTTGGGGAAAAGGACTACCAACAACTAAAGGTGGTGGAAAGGCTTGTAAAAGACCTCTCTTTACCGGTTGAAATTGTGCCCGTGCCCACTGTTAGAGAAGAAGATGGGCTCGCCTGCAGTTCAAGGAATGTGTATCTGAGCCCAGAGGAGAGGCAAAGCGCTTCGGCCATTTACAAGTCCTTTTTGCTTGCCCAAAAACTCTTTCAATCGGGAAACACGGACGCAAACCTGCTAAAGGAAGCTATAAAGGATTTTCTTTTGAAGCACCCCCATGTTAGAAAGATTGATTATGTGGAAATAACAGACGAGGAGTTAAATCCCGTGGAGGAGGTAAAGGAGGGCGATAGAATTTTGGTTGCCCTTTATGTAGGCAACACAAGGCTAATAGACAACTGGAGGCTTAGTCATGAGAAGCTATGA
- the nusB gene encoding transcription antitermination factor NusB, with amino-acid sequence MIYKTKAREDAFLVLYQWDIRGGSIEELIEEYLSMNRVKNSEQRRYMRKLIRTYFEHAGDIDKTISDNLENWDFDRLGYVERAILRLATAELLYAKVKNPKVVIKDYMNITNKYAGSKPSRFVNGIISKILNAG; translated from the coding sequence ATGATATACAAAACAAAAGCAAGAGAAGACGCCTTCTTGGTGCTCTATCAGTGGGACATAAGAGGGGGTAGCATAGAGGAGCTTATCGAGGAGTATCTTTCTATGAACAGGGTAAAAAACAGCGAGCAGAGAAGATACATGCGTAAGCTCATAAGAACATACTTTGAACACGCGGGTGATATAGACAAAACCATATCCGATAACTTGGAAAACTGGGACTTTGACCGCCTCGGATATGTAGAAAGGGCCATCCTAAGGCTGGCAACTGCAGAGCTTTTATACGCAAAGGTTAAAAACCCAAAGGTGGTAATCAAAGACTACATGAACATAACTAACAAATATGCGGGTAGCAAACCCAGCAGGTTTGTAAACGGAATAATTTCAAAGATCCTAAATGCGGGTTAA
- the tatA gene encoding twin-arginine translocase TatA/TatE family subunit, with the protein MFHMPNLTELLVILLIVFLLFGASKLPEVGRGLGEGIRNFKKALAGETEEEKKVKEVKGEEVNKEKV; encoded by the coding sequence ATGTTTCACATGCCCAATTTGACGGAGCTGTTGGTAATACTTCTCATAGTCTTTTTGCTCTTTGGAGCGTCAAAGTTGCCCGAGGTGGGCAGAGGTTTGGGAGAAGGCATAAGGAACTTTAAGAAGGCCCTCGCCGGCGAGACCGAAGAAGAAAAGAAGGTAAAAGAGGTTAAGGGCGAGGAGGTGAACAAAGAAAAGGTTTAA
- the thiL gene encoding thiamine-phosphate kinase has protein sequence MKVSQLGEFGLIEYLKNRFYLEEVGDDTACVKVGDSLLLLTCDTLLEGRHFLDSYPMSAVGWKGVSACVSDLIANGGKPLYLLVTLLLPDVELKKVDELYEGITRACEFYGVKLVGGNVVKSERLGIDFFGVGLTERFVGRGGAKVGDGIFVSGTLGDSLAGLELILMEKRHYEDFELRLIERHLRPTARIDYIAHISKYANASMDISDGLSSDIQHMAKRSGLRFSIQKEKLPLSRELLEYAKRHGKDPYSYALRGGEDYQLLFTHPPSRINPFLDMTQIGTVEEGEGVFLDGAPLEAQGFDHFKS, from the coding sequence ATGAAGGTCTCCCAGCTCGGTGAGTTTGGGCTCATAGAGTATCTGAAAAATCGGTTTTACCTTGAAGAGGTGGGAGATGACACCGCCTGTGTGAAGGTGGGGGATAGCCTCTTGCTTTTGACCTGTGATACCCTTTTGGAGGGAAGGCACTTTTTAGACTCTTATCCCATGTCTGCGGTGGGTTGGAAGGGGGTAAGCGCCTGCGTAAGCGACCTCATAGCCAACGGTGGAAAGCCTCTTTATTTACTGGTTACCCTTCTTTTGCCCGACGTGGAGTTAAAAAAGGTAGATGAACTTTATGAGGGTATCACAAGGGCTTGTGAGTTTTACGGTGTAAAACTCGTGGGTGGCAATGTGGTCAAATCGGAACGCCTTGGCATAGACTTTTTTGGAGTTGGCTTGACGGAAAGGTTTGTGGGAAGGGGTGGTGCCAAGGTGGGGGATGGCATCTTTGTAAGTGGTACTTTGGGGGACTCCCTTGCGGGCTTGGAGCTGATTTTGATGGAAAAGAGACACTACGAAGACTTTGAGCTCAGGCTTATAGAAAGACATCTAAGACCTACCGCAAGGATAGATTACATCGCCCACATTTCCAAGTATGCCAACGCAAGCATGGACATAAGCGATGGGCTCTCTTCGGACATCCAACACATGGCAAAGAGGAGCGGTTTAAGGTTTTCTATACAGAAGGAAAAACTGCCACTTTCAAGGGAGCTTTTGGAGTATGCCAAAAGGCATGGCAAGGACCCATACAGCTATGCCCTCCGGGGCGGAGAGGACTATCAACTGCTTTTTACACACCCTCCCTCTAGGATAAACCCTTTTTTGGATATGACCCAAATAGGCACCGTGGAGGAGGGAGAGGGTGTGTTTTTGGACGGAGCTCCTTTGGAGGCACAGGGCTTTGACCACTTTAAATCCTAA
- a CDS encoding NIL domain-containing protein, whose protein sequence is MNFIRVQLIYPEDKVKEPLLCALCKNFDVVVNIRTAKVSKDTGILTVEIDGEAEEIDRAIRFLEEKGVIVQPIEGQIFTE, encoded by the coding sequence ATGAACTTTATCAGGGTTCAGCTTATCTATCCGGAAGACAAGGTAAAGGAGCCCTTGCTCTGTGCCCTGTGTAAGAACTTTGATGTGGTGGTGAACATAAGAACCGCAAAGGTGTCAAAGGATACGGGCATTCTAACCGTTGAAATTGACGGAGAAGCAGAGGAAATAGACAGGGCAATAAGGTTCTTGGAAGAGAAAGGGGTGATAGTTCAACCCATAGAGGGGCAGATATTCACAGAATGA
- a CDS encoding DUF1122 family protein, translating into MCFEELKRRLLEGIDLRQGRLYLAKVSQGRFLEEENYTIHLNGKRLLFAKVFYGRKPYYKEWVELFNIEEGFFDTEAEDLLLELFSRCFRRIFVEYYNDPQTTKELKSSIPPQETRLGKKLKSLGYTYFRDWYYPEGWMEGGYKLQAERL; encoded by the coding sequence ATGTGCTTTGAAGAGCTGAAGCGAAGGCTTTTGGAAGGTATAGACCTTAGGCAGGGCAGACTTTATTTGGCCAAAGTAAGTCAGGGGCGCTTTTTGGAGGAAGAGAACTACACCATCCATCTGAACGGAAAGAGACTGCTCTTTGCCAAAGTCTTTTACGGAAGGAAGCCCTACTACAAAGAGTGGGTGGAGCTTTTTAACATAGAGGAGGGATTTTTTGATACAGAGGCGGAGGACCTACTTTTGGAGCTCTTCAGCAGATGCTTTAGAAGGATCTTTGTGGAGTACTACAACGACCCGCAGACTACAAAAGAGTTAAAAAGTAGCATTCCACCCCAAGAGACCAGGCTCGGTAAAAAGCTAAAAAGTTTGGGCTACACCTACTTTAGGGACTGGTATTACCCAGAAGGCTGGATGGAGGGCGGTTATAAACTTCAGGCGGAGAGGTTATAA
- a CDS encoding M16 family metallopeptidase, whose translation MRVIIILLLEVFLMAYAFAVQDLAKYKLKNGAILVVKRRDDTEAVSLQVWFKVGSIEENYQQKGMAHFLEHMLFNGSEKYPYGEIDRLVEGMGGRMNAGTSKEYTFYYITVAKPYWKPALEILYQLTQKPLLSEDMVEKEKPIVIEELRRGKDDPINLLWEEFEKLVYKASPYRHPIIGYEETISKFTRESLLEFFRNYYQPQNMVIVVVGDVEPSEVKSFVEETFGKEVGKPVKRAQYVPEPEQLENRFKEIKDKRLERAYWIIGWRVMPVAVKDYYALLVLDQILGNGRTSIFYKELVEKGLAYSVSSGDFARPRDNLFVISASFEPSRYKEVKERVMQILQELPQTLTDEEVQKAKQRIINSEVFALERVQREAYYIGYSLTVVGLLDYYLYFESNIRSVRKKDVLNVLEKYILSKPYSEILMVPEK comes from the coding sequence GTGAGAGTGATTATCATTTTACTTTTGGAGGTGTTTCTGATGGCTTACGCCTTTGCGGTGCAAGATTTGGCAAAGTATAAACTCAAAAACGGTGCCATCTTGGTGGTAAAACGTAGGGATGACACAGAGGCGGTTTCTTTGCAGGTTTGGTTCAAGGTGGGTTCCATAGAGGAGAATTACCAACAGAAAGGTATGGCTCACTTTTTAGAACACATGCTCTTTAACGGTTCTGAAAAGTATCCTTACGGAGAGATAGACAGGTTGGTGGAGGGTATGGGTGGTAGGATGAACGCGGGCACCTCCAAGGAATACACCTTTTACTACATAACCGTAGCAAAGCCCTATTGGAAGCCTGCCCTTGAGATTCTCTACCAACTCACCCAAAAGCCCTTACTCTCTGAGGATATGGTGGAAAAGGAAAAGCCCATAGTGATAGAGGAGCTAAGAAGGGGCAAAGATGATCCTATAAACCTTCTTTGGGAAGAGTTTGAAAAGCTGGTCTATAAAGCTTCTCCCTACAGGCACCCCATCATAGGCTACGAAGAGACCATAAGCAAGTTCACAAGGGAGAGCCTTTTGGAGTTCTTCCGCAACTATTATCAGCCACAGAATATGGTGATCGTAGTGGTGGGCGATGTGGAGCCTTCGGAGGTTAAAAGCTTTGTGGAGGAGACCTTTGGTAAAGAGGTAGGAAAGCCCGTAAAAAGAGCCCAGTATGTACCAGAGCCTGAGCAGTTGGAAAACCGCTTTAAGGAGATAAAAGACAAAAGGTTAGAGAGGGCATACTGGATCATAGGCTGGAGGGTAATGCCTGTGGCAGTAAAAGACTACTACGCCCTCTTGGTGCTGGACCAGATCCTCGGAAACGGCAGAACATCCATCTTTTACAAAGAACTGGTGGAAAAGGGATTGGCATATTCGGTATCCTCGGGGGACTTTGCAAGACCAAGGGATAACCTTTTTGTTATCTCCGCCAGCTTTGAGCCAAGCAGGTATAAAGAGGTAAAAGAAAGAGTAATGCAGATTTTGCAAGAGCTCCCTCAGACCCTGACCGACGAGGAGGTGCAAAAGGCAAAGCAAAGGATCATAAACTCGGAGGTCTTTGCCCTTGAGAGGGTCCAAAGGGAAGCTTACTACATTGGATACTCACTGACGGTGGTGGGGCTTTTGGACTACTACCTTTACTTTGAAAGCAACATAAGGTCCGTCAGAAAGAAGGACGTTCTGAATGTGCTGGAAAAGTACATACTCAGCAAGCCTTACTCGGAAATTTTGATGGTACCAGAAAAATGA